The Candidatus Parvarchaeota archaeon genome segment AACCTCGGCCTTGCGGTCTCAACCATTGAAAGGAACACAAACTGCATCATGAATATGAGCCCAAAAATCACTGCAAGCACGGTCTGGCCTGAAATGCTTATCCCGCCCCCTACAAATGAAAGCAATATCACCAGGAAGGCAACCCCAAGAGAGGGCATTATTATCCCAAAAATCATGAAGAACATCACAAGCGGGTTGAGCTTCTGCCCGTACTCCTTGAGCTGCACAATCTGCTCCTTTGACACCTGCTCAAGCACGGATTCAAGGGAGGACGCAACATCGGAACCGGAGGTAATTGAGTTGACAAGCTGGAGTATCACGCGGTTGAATGATGGCGACGGGTTGTACTCGGCAACCTCCCTCATTGCAAGTGAAACCGGCTGCCCAAGCGTTATCTTCTCGACTATCTTGTTGAACTCCCTGCTCACCTCGCCGTAGTCCCTGCTGATGCCGACCATGGCGTCAAATAGCGGTATGCCTGACTTGATTTCTATGAGCAGGTGCCTGCCTGCAAACACAAGCTCCTGGTCAATCCTTTTTGCGCGCTGGATTTTTTTCACCTGCGGGTAGAGCATGAAATAGAAGACCATGAGTATGTAGTAGGCGGGTGCAAGTGGCACAAGCAAAAGCAGGCTTATCTTGTAATAATTAAGGAACAGGCCTGTTGCAACCAAAAGCGCAAGCGAGCTGAATATTGATGAAAACAGGACCTGCTGAATAAAAGCGCTTGCAGTT includes the following:
- a CDS encoding type II secretion system F family protein gives rise to the protein MEKKDDKLSTKTLSPGAEQQGGIVRIMKRQAAQPHGITSGIVRFISAYTPNLKKSLKQADMNTTASAFIQQVLFSSIFSSLALLVATGLFLNYYKISLLLLVPLAPAYYILMVFYFMLYPQVKKIQRAKRIDQELVFAGRHLLIEIKSGIPLFDAMVGISRDYGEVSREFNKIVEKITLGQPVSLAMREVAEYNPSPSFNRVILQLVNSITSGSDVASSLESVLEQVSKEQIVQLKEYGQKLNPLVMFFMIFGIIMPSLGVAFLVILLSFVGGGISISGQTVLAVIFGLIFMMQFVFLSMVETARPRFDIS